In a single window of the Nicotiana tomentosiformis chromosome 8, ASM39032v3, whole genome shotgun sequence genome:
- the LOC138897581 gene encoding uncharacterized protein: MVKTSKAVPQKEEASSSHPAADRTPVEPRPEEFIPGACLLTSDFKVDKGWLVPAVPWIPGDVPDPKSWVRALASTSTYAERSWRDLAKGRWEPKNPGLGRDAVLRSLSSEEEASDPVSKPAEGNKRKRASTSENQKPKARSTRKSRKNTIPLTLESVQRLRDEDEEEEDDGSVLVARSKKTTNAPQTAGSMMVYKAPPRTEDISEKDSGRVTELLEIEDASHRSHWMGDMSEGALPESFRTEENAPSDSNGAVAIEDSPTFPAFSEGAIWDAQTLGALKLDGPHDGKDPFRDLFTDVEDAGGTSDASDLFHGVQQVLNQAVVAHRESCSRSRAELRRYEADLQRATEERKALKLLLGQRGKEIKHLRDELAKAHQDQTDMSEQVMTLLRAYGFDTGTMANLSFLQLQQKLEMIGKLHEEVDVIKADYLNWKGNIDRFAAEKEAARAQLSSVENQLQSLKEKSSVQARKTEELEARLAFDLANAKKIKSDADTFVAVYRVDTEAAQLHAREAKELEADAEALASDDDDDDDDDGDGNKSGSQSGEEPDGEETTPGENQES; the protein is encoded by the exons cggttccttggataCCCGGTGATGTTCCTGATCCTAAGAGTTGGGTACGGGCcctggcttcgacctctacatacgccgaacgttcgtggcgtgatttggcaaagggccgatgggagccCAAAAATCCTG gcctggGCAGAGATGCGGTTTTGAGGTCCCTGTCCAGTGAGGAAGAAGCCTCGGACCCGGTTTCTAAACCGGCGGAGGGaaataagaggaaaagggcctctacttccgAAAATCAAAAACCGAAGGCAAGGTCGACTCGTAagtcgaggaagaataccatccctttgaccTTAGAATCAGTtcagcgtctaagggatgaagatgaggaagaggaaGATGACGGGTCCGTACTGGTGGCCCGATCGAAGAAGACCACCAATGCTCCACAGACAGCTGGATCAATGATGGTttataaggctccgcctcgaactgaggatatatcggagaaagattcgggcagagtcaccgagttgttggagatcgaggatgcttcccaTAGAAGCCActggatgggggatatgtctgaaggggctctccccgaatcttttcgaaccgaagagaatgccccaagtgactcaaatggggcagtagcaatcgaagactcgcccaccttccctgctttttccgaaggggcgattTGGGATGCCCAAACTTTGGGGGCCCTCAAACTAGACGGGCCTCATGATGGAAAGGATCCTTTTCGTGATCTGTTTACCGATGTCGAGGATGCTGGTGGTACTAGTGatgcatcagatctttttcacggagtgcagcaggttttgaatcag gccGTGGTAGCTCATCGAGAGTCATGTTCTCGATCCCGAGCtgagctgcgtcgatacgaggccgatCTCCAAAGGGCCACGGAAGAGAGGAAggcccttaaactcctcttagggcaaaggggaaAAGAAATCAAGCACCTCCGAGATGAGTTGGCCAAAGCTCACCAAGATCAAACCGATatgtccgagcaggtaatgacaCTATTAAGAGCCTATGGATTCGATACTGGAACGATGGCTAATCTTTCGTTCttacagctgcagcagaagcttgagatgatcgggaagctccATGAGGAGGTAGATGTAATAAAGGCGGATTACTTGAATTGGAAAGGAAATATAGACCGCTTTGCCGCagagaaagaggctgctcgagcccaattatcatcggttgaaaatcaacttcaaagtctgaaggaaaaaagctcggttcaagcaaggaaaacagaggagctcgaggctcgattGGCTTTTGACCTTGCCAATGCTAAAAAGATAAAGTCTGATGCAGACACATTTGTGGCTGTTTATCGGGTCGATACTGAGGCCGCTCAGTTACATGCGAGAGAA gcaaaagagcttgaagccgatgCTGAGGCCTTGGCCTCcgacgatgatgatgacgatgacgatGACGGTGATGGGAACAAGAGCGGGTCTCAGagtggggaggagcccgatggagaagagaccacCCCCGGAGAAAACCAAGAAtcttag